A genomic segment from Lignipirellula cremea encodes:
- the queF gene encoding preQ(1) synthase, which translates to MTEFRNLMETFENEFPERDYEIKIICPEFTSVCPKTGQPDFGVLTFFYTPEKWCVELKSLKMYLQSFRNEGIFYENITNRILDDLVAVLAPRRLKIVADFSPRGGISTVVTVTHEAQA; encoded by the coding sequence ATGACAGAGTTCCGCAATTTAATGGAAACCTTTGAGAATGAGTTTCCGGAACGCGACTACGAAATCAAAATTATCTGCCCCGAGTTCACATCGGTCTGCCCCAAAACGGGCCAGCCGGATTTCGGCGTACTGACGTTTTTTTACACGCCTGAGAAATGGTGCGTGGAGCTGAAAAGCCTGAAGATGTACCTGCAGAGCTTTCGCAACGAAGGCATTTTCTACGAGAACATCACCAACCGCATTCTCGACGACCTGGTCGCCGTGCTGGCTCCGCGCCGGCTAAAGATTGTCGCTGACTTCAGTCCCCGCGGCGGCATTTCCACGGTGGTCACGGTAACGCACGAAGCCCAGGCGTAG
- a CDS encoding sodium/proline symporter: MQFDPVIVSFTLYTFGIIALGLYSARFSKQTDSDFFLADRGLGAWVSALSSSASAESGWVTLGLVGVAYQTGLGAMWVVLGTFVAFLFNWFVLAWRLRDTAAKQGALTIPDVLSIPYHGLAGQLIRCVGVMIIVSMLVLYVAAQLNAAGTTFNGIFDWKYNNGVLLGFAIVVVYTVTGGFRAVAWTDVVQGGFMILTIVALPILLIVKIGGPVAFWEGLANDPAGAVLTDPYAGKSGLALLGFLTLWLGIPLGNAGQPHVMVRLMAVRDRAAVLRGGVIASVWVLMLFSGAVFLGMAARVYFKGGLDNPEQTLMVIARDTQLVPGFLGGMIVAAVLAAICSTADSQLLVAASSVSHDLIVRIFGLDLSRKARMILDRSAVIGIGLLALSIAIGNQQSVFDFVLDYGWAGLGAGFGPALILTLLWRRTTGWGVLSGMIVGVVTAIVWRWQLPEWHAQVYNLAPAFAFSMLTILVVSLLTKPEEPAADRKPEKSKA; this comes from the coding sequence ATGCAATTTGATCCTGTGATCGTCAGCTTCACGTTATACACCTTCGGAATTATTGCGCTGGGTTTGTATAGCGCCCGTTTTTCCAAACAAACGGATTCTGATTTCTTTCTGGCGGATCGAGGCCTGGGGGCCTGGGTTTCGGCGTTGTCGTCGTCGGCTTCCGCGGAGAGCGGCTGGGTGACCCTGGGACTGGTCGGTGTTGCGTATCAAACGGGACTGGGTGCGATGTGGGTCGTGCTGGGAACCTTTGTCGCTTTTCTTTTTAACTGGTTCGTATTGGCCTGGCGGTTACGCGACACGGCGGCAAAGCAGGGAGCGTTGACCATTCCCGATGTGTTGTCGATTCCCTACCACGGCCTCGCGGGACAGCTCATCCGTTGCGTGGGCGTGATGATCATTGTCTCGATGCTGGTGCTCTATGTGGCGGCCCAGTTGAACGCGGCCGGCACGACGTTCAATGGGATCTTTGACTGGAAATATAACAACGGCGTGCTGTTGGGCTTCGCAATTGTAGTGGTCTATACGGTCACCGGCGGCTTTCGGGCGGTCGCCTGGACCGATGTGGTCCAGGGCGGTTTTATGATCTTGACGATCGTCGCGCTGCCGATTCTCTTGATCGTAAAAATCGGCGGTCCCGTCGCCTTCTGGGAAGGGCTGGCGAACGACCCGGCCGGCGCCGTTTTGACCGACCCCTACGCGGGGAAGTCGGGCCTGGCGCTGCTTGGTTTTTTGACGCTCTGGCTGGGAATCCCGCTGGGAAATGCAGGACAACCGCACGTGATGGTGCGGTTGATGGCGGTGCGCGATCGGGCGGCCGTTTTGCGGGGCGGGGTGATCGCGTCGGTGTGGGTGCTGATGCTGTTCAGCGGGGCCGTTTTCCTGGGCATGGCGGCGCGGGTGTACTTTAAAGGGGGGTTGGACAACCCGGAGCAAACCCTGATGGTGATCGCCCGCGACACGCAGCTGGTGCCGGGCTTTCTGGGAGGGATGATTGTGGCTGCCGTGCTGGCGGCGATCTGCTCGACCGCGGACTCCCAGCTGCTGGTCGCCGCATCGTCCGTCAGCCACGACCTGATCGTGCGAATCTTTGGGCTGGACCTGAGCCGGAAGGCGCGCATGATCTTGGACCGATCGGCCGTCATCGGGATTGGGCTGCTCGCCCTGTCGATTGCCATCGGCAACCAGCAATCGGTTTTCGACTTTGTGCTCGACTACGGCTGGGCCGGCCTGGGAGCTGGTTTCGGGCCAGCCCTGATTCTGACGCTGCTCTGGCGTCGGACCACGGGCTGGGGCGTACTCAGCGGGATGATCGTTGGCGTCGTCACCGCGATTGTCTGGCGCTGGCAGCTGCCGGAGTGGCATGCCCAGGTTTATAACCTGGCGCCAGCGTTTGCATTTTCGATGCTGACCATTCTGGTTGTAAGCCTCCTGACAAAGCCGGAGGAACCGGCCGCGGATCGCAAGCCGGAGAAGTCAAAAGCTTAA
- a CDS encoding GGDEF domain-containing protein, producing the protein MYEIFILFLVLLIGVANLALGYAVTALLGIGPRTQEQLQRALAPRRVMVVPSQRVEPPEETDAVAGPDSATPPPVAAQVDKDAVMARCGEILEELHRSDIQMANLDDRLRLAVAEPAAEATAQFAELLSAETYLHLERLNRAIEPLLRYEGSERFLQIRTQAQACVDLAVVETNTTLADLEEHATAEIETRLPHLASSLERIRETCCRMRDLLEESVAGILLAERKPEAIEARLKVDRFPKIASRLGWEIAFAAQQADPEVNMTSHTAVLFDLDHLTKIVGEYGVRVGDCLLENLAGKVGDQFKKDTTVARIMGRRFLLLCCSRSVDDAAQSVEQVRQSLEHTEFRDGDDSFACTTCAAVVAIQEEDTVELLLERLEMTLQEAKNYGRNRTFVCETDCPVPVNPPKLSIEKRAIYLQ; encoded by the coding sequence ATGTATGAAATATTTATCCTGTTTTTGGTGCTGCTGATCGGGGTCGCCAACCTTGCTCTAGGGTATGCGGTCACCGCCCTGCTGGGAATAGGTCCGCGCACGCAGGAACAACTGCAGCGGGCGCTGGCCCCGCGGAGGGTGATGGTGGTCCCTTCCCAGCGCGTTGAGCCGCCGGAAGAAACAGATGCGGTCGCAGGACCCGATTCGGCAACGCCGCCTCCGGTGGCGGCCCAGGTAGACAAAGACGCGGTGATGGCCCGGTGCGGCGAGATCCTGGAGGAACTCCACCGATCCGATATCCAGATGGCGAATCTTGACGACCGACTGCGGCTGGCGGTCGCGGAACCGGCCGCGGAAGCGACCGCTCAATTTGCGGAACTTCTCAGCGCCGAGACTTACCTTCACCTGGAACGCTTGAACCGTGCAATTGAACCGCTGCTGCGATACGAAGGCAGTGAAAGGTTCTTGCAGATCCGCACCCAGGCCCAGGCATGCGTCGACCTGGCGGTGGTGGAAACCAACACCACGCTGGCTGACCTGGAAGAACATGCGACTGCCGAAATAGAAACGCGACTCCCTCACCTGGCGAGCTCGCTCGAACGGATCCGGGAAACGTGCTGCCGGATGCGGGATCTGCTCGAAGAATCTGTAGCCGGGATCCTGCTCGCCGAACGCAAGCCGGAAGCGATCGAAGCGCGACTCAAGGTCGATCGCTTCCCCAAAATCGCCAGTCGACTGGGCTGGGAAATTGCTTTCGCCGCCCAGCAGGCCGATCCCGAAGTCAACATGACGTCGCATACGGCCGTACTGTTCGACCTGGACCACCTGACGAAGATCGTCGGCGAATACGGCGTCCGCGTGGGCGATTGCCTGCTGGAAAACCTCGCCGGAAAAGTGGGAGACCAGTTCAAAAAGGACACGACCGTCGCCCGGATTATGGGACGCAGATTCTTGCTGCTGTGCTGCAGTCGCAGCGTCGACGATGCGGCCCAGTCGGTGGAGCAAGTGCGGCAAAGTCTGGAACATACGGAGTTCCGCGACGGCGACGACTCTTTTGCCTGTACGACCTGCGCCGCTGTGGTCGCGATCCAGGAAGAGGACACGGTCGAGCTCCTGCTGGAACGGCTGGAAATGACGCTGCAGGAAGCGAAAAACTATGGACGGAACCGCACCTTTGTTTGCGAAACCGATTGCCCCGTACCCGTGAATCCGCCCAAGCTCTCTATCGAGAAACGGGCCATCTACCTCCAGTAG
- a CDS encoding amidohydrolase produces the protein MTPVECMQRVDALLSHVWMIRTFLKHSEEAEEDEELCEVHRALYDYMHALGGPLAANNPEAYLKQARKKLSKLRRANELFQEIQPEISSHTNFQMAAQSLQTAVRELAELLESA, from the coding sequence ATGACGCCGGTCGAGTGCATGCAACGGGTCGATGCTCTGCTGAGTCACGTGTGGATGATCCGCACTTTTCTCAAGCACAGCGAAGAGGCCGAAGAAGACGAAGAGCTGTGCGAAGTGCATCGGGCTCTGTACGACTACATGCACGCTCTCGGCGGTCCGCTGGCGGCCAACAATCCCGAGGCATACCTCAAACAGGCCCGGAAAAAGCTGAGCAAGCTGCGCCGGGCGAACGAATTGTTCCAGGAAATCCAGCCGGAAATTTCCTCCCATACCAATTTTCAAATGGCCGCCCAGTCGCTGCAGACGGCGGTCCGCGAACTGGCCGAGTTGCTGGAATCGGCCTGA
- a CDS encoding alpha/beta hydrolase-fold protein yields MNRTGKWTVEKIAGHDCDIYEPSVRNPQGYVVLYLHGVHLQSLTDKTAFIEQFEKHGLPCIAPHTQRSWWTDIQLDEFDPQLTAEQHILKNVLPFIRERMGADSSKLALLGTSMGGQGALRLAYKHPQLFPVTAAISPAVDYYKRFYDPDDETISQMYDDPEAARQDSATLHIHPLNWPRHQFFCCCLTDDRWWDSVDRLRMKLYSLGIPHTCELETAGGGHSFEYYSLMAPRAIDFIVTSLKNERLRIIT; encoded by the coding sequence ATGAATCGAACGGGAAAATGGACGGTCGAAAAGATCGCCGGCCACGACTGCGATATCTACGAACCCTCGGTCCGCAACCCGCAGGGGTACGTGGTGCTGTACCTGCATGGCGTCCACCTGCAGTCGCTCACCGATAAAACCGCGTTTATCGAGCAGTTCGAAAAACATGGATTGCCCTGCATAGCGCCGCATACGCAGCGCAGCTGGTGGACTGATATCCAGCTGGATGAATTTGATCCGCAGTTGACGGCCGAGCAGCACATTTTGAAGAATGTATTGCCCTTTATTCGCGAGCGGATGGGGGCCGATTCTTCGAAACTCGCCCTTCTGGGGACCAGCATGGGCGGCCAGGGGGCGCTGCGACTGGCGTACAAGCACCCGCAGCTATTTCCCGTGACAGCAGCCATTTCGCCAGCGGTCGACTACTACAAGCGTTTCTACGATCCCGACGATGAAACGATCTCGCAAATGTACGACGACCCCGAGGCGGCCCGGCAGGATTCGGCCACCTTGCATATTCACCCGCTGAACTGGCCCCGGCACCAGTTCTTCTGCTGCTGCCTGACCGACGACCGCTGGTGGGACAGCGTGGATCGACTGCGCATGAAGCTGTATTCCCTGGGCATCCCGCACACGTGCGAGCTGGAAACGGCCGGCGGCGGGCACTCCTTTGAGTACTACAGCCTGATGGCGCCCAGGGCGATCGATTTCATTGTAACGAGCCTGAAAAACGAGCGGCTGCGCATCATCACTTGA